The sequence CAGGCCTAAGTTACCTAAGCTAAGCTGGCCTTGCCCTAAAAGGAAGGAAATGTGAACAAATGTTAGATACGCTCATCTTGTTGGTAATGGAATGTTCTTTTAATCCTTTTTGTCATTGTGTTTTTGTTGTGTACTTTTGTGGGTGTGTACAATAGCTGACCCTTACAATAtgaatttttaatgaaatgtatgATATGTTCGGTAAAATGTATTTGcctaattaattagaaaagaaaagagctcTTCATACATATATTACCTTTTTTACATACTAATAAACTAATAAGTTCTTATATTTCTACATTTCAAACTTGATACCAAGGTGTGGTTTGGATTCAGATGAAATGGTGTATGCGTTttctacgttttttttttttttttttttttttctcttggacGCACATCTATCACTGTTTATTGTCCATAAACAGTGATTTTAAGCTTATGAACGGTGCCAAACgcgtgaacagtaatttttcacatattaaaaaaaattattttgctactgtatttttaatttcagcaaaaataagttgtatccaaacggactctAGATCACTTGAAGCAACATCGCAaaggttttcatttttcaacaaGGTTGTGCAAACCAAAAGCAATATGGACACTTGCCTGGCTGCTTCCGTGTCGCATATTGTCCAGAATATGTCCACATTTTGATCCCAATCCCCATTTTGCATGGGTTTGGATTCAACGTTTGCTGTATCCTGCattcacgtttttttttttttttcttcttcttcgctTTCACGTGTtgggagacaaattttactgtttagAGACAATTTTTACTGTTTATATACTGTTTTGTCACTGTTTATTACTGTAGTAGTACtgttcatatattaaaaaatattaaaaataggtccacgatattatttacacatttaaaaattattttgttacagtattttcagttttcaattttcagttttagcaacaataagttcaatccaaacggacatTAAAGGAAATCTTGTCCAAATTTGACTTTAacatgttccaagttcatcCATTCACTTCTACGTACTAGTCTTCTATGCAGTCAGGTTAGCCCTAGTACAGTATGTCATGGCTCATGTCATTTATGTTGACTGTCTTTTTTCTGAttctggaattttcttttatgttctATATAAGTTGAAGCAGATAGCCAGTACACAAATCAGattagaatatttatttttatttggctAAATAAATAGTTAAGCTTACATCTACAACCCTCTTACTTACAGTAATTTCAAAATGAGCTGGTGGTGGGCTAGATCTGTTGGCGCTGCAAAGGTATAAATTCCCTCACTCTTTCTATATACACCAAGACTTTGCTATTATGAATCTTTTACACCAACACATATGCTAACTCTTTCTCTATGAATTTTACAGAAGAAATATGAGGAAGATTATGAAGCACCACGAAGCTACCGAAGTGTAGGGTTAGTGATTGGTGTGACTGGCATTGTGGGCAACAGCTTAGCTGAAATCTTGCCACTCTCTGATACCCCAGGTGGGCCTTGGAAAGTCTATGGTGTGGCACGTCGTCCACGCCCAAATTGGAACAAAGACCGCCCAGTTGAGTACATCCAATGCGATGTCTCTGACCCAAAagaaacccaaaccaaactttCCCAACTCACTGATGTCACACACATCTTCTATGTCACATGGGCTAATCGGCCCACTGAGTCCCAAAACTGTGAAACCAACGGTACCATGTTCCGTAACGTGCTAAGTGCGGTGATACCTCATGCGCCAAATCTCAAACACATATGTCTACAAACAGGTACCAAACACTATGTAGGACCCTTCGAAACCTTTggcaaaattgaaaatcatagCCCACCTTTTATGGAGGACATGCCACGTTTGAATGTGTCCAATTTTTATTACACTCAGGAAGATATTTTGTTTGAGGAAGTTAAGAATAAAGAAGGTTTGACTTGGTCAGTTCATAGGCCTAATACTATATTTGGGTTTTCACCCTATAGTTTGATGAATATAATTGGCACACTTTGTGTGTATGCGGCTATATGTAAGCACGAGGGGCTTACTTTGAAATTCCCTGGAAGCAAAGAGGCTTGGGAGTATTATTATGTGGTTTCGGATGCTAATCTTATTGCTGAGCAACAAATTTG is a genomic window of Quercus lobata isolate SW786 chromosome 2, ValleyOak3.0 Primary Assembly, whole genome shotgun sequence containing:
- the LOC115973942 gene encoding 3-oxo-Delta(4,5)-steroid 5-beta-reductase-like, producing MSWWWARSVGAAKKKYEEDYEAPRSYRSVGLVIGVTGIVGNSLAEILPLSDTPGGPWKVYGVARRPRPNWNKDRPVEYIQCDVSDPKETQTKLSQLTDVTHIFYVTWANRPTESQNCETNGTMFRNVLSAVIPHAPNLKHICLQTGTKHYVGPFETFGKIENHSPPFMEDMPRLNVSNFYYTQEDILFEEVKNKEGLTWSVHRPNTIFGFSPYSLMNIIGTLCVYAAICKHEGLTLKFPGSKEAWEYYYVVSDANLIAEQQIWAVVDPNARNEAFNCNNGDVFKWKHLWKVLAEQFGIENDGFVEGEKVSLVELMKDKGPVWDKIVRENQLQPTKLEEVGVWWFADVILKGGDYVDSMNKSKKHGFLGFRNSKDSMITWTDKMKAYKIVP